AATTAAACACAGCCGAACTTCTAGTTAAATGTCTAGAGAATGAAGGGGTCGAGTATATTTTTGGGCTACCCGGGGAAGAAAACCTCGATGTTTTGGAAGCCCTAAAAAACTCCTCGATCAAATTTATCACCACCCGTCACGAACAGGGCGCGGCTTTTATGGCCGATGTCTATGGACGCTTGACGGGAAAAGCGGGGGTTTGTCTCTCCACCCTAGGACCGGGGGCGACTAACCTGATGACAGGGGTAGCCGATGCTAACCTCGATGGGGCGCCCTTGGTGGCCATCACCGGCCAGGTGGGAACCGATCGGATGCACATTGAATCTCATCAATACCTGGATCTGGTGGCCATGTTCGCCCCGGTGACGAAATGGAATAAACAGATCGTCCGGCCGGGTATCACCCCAGAAGTGGTACGGAGAGCCTTTAAAACCGCCCAAAGTGAGAAACCGGGGGCAGTTCATATCGATCTTCCCGAAAATATCGCCGCTATGGCTGCCGATGGTCATCCCTTGCCCCTCGATAGTCAGGAAAAAGTTTACGCTTCCTATCGGACTTTGAATATGGCGGCGGCGGTGATTTCTAAAGCCAAAAATCCCTTGATTTTGGCGGGAAATGGGGCAATTCGCGCTAATGCTAGTGAGGCTTTAACGGAATTCGCCACGGCCTTGAATATCCCTGTGGCTAACACTTTTATGGGTAAGGGGGTGATTCCCTATACCCATCCTCTGGCTCTTTGGGCGGTAGGATTACAGCAACGGGATTTGATTAGTTGTGCCTTCGATCGCAGTGATTTAATTATCGCTGTCGGTTACGATTTAATCGAGTATTCCCCGAAAAAATGGAATCCAGACGGTAAATTACCGATTATTCACATCGGCATGACTCCGGCGGAAATTGACAGCAGTTATGCCCCGGTGGTGGAAGTGGTGGGTGATATCACCGATTCTCTCATCGATATCCTCAAACGGGCTGATCGCCAGAATAAACCAACTCCTGTCACCGCGGGATTAAAGACGGAAATTCGGGCCGATTACGAAACCTATGCCAATGATACGGGTTTTCCGATCAAGCCACAAAAATTGATCTACGATCTGCGTCAGGTGATGGGACCGGAAGATATCGCTATTTGTGACGTGGGCGCTCATAAAATGTGGATGGCGCGCCAGTATCACTCCGATTGTCCCAATACTTGCATTATTTCTAACGGTTTCGCCGCTATGGGTATTGCTATCCCTGGTGCGATCGCCGCTAAGTTAGTTCATCCCGATAAGCGCATTGTGGCGGTGACGGGGGACGGCGGTTTTATGATGAATTGTCAGGAATTGGAGACAGCTTTGCGGGTGGGAACTCCCTTCGTCACTCTCATCTTTAATGATGGCGGTTACGGTTTAATCGAATGGAAGCAGTTAAACTATTTTGGGACATCTTCTTTTATTAAGTTTGGTAATCCCGATTTTGTTAAATTTGCTGAAAGTATGGGATTAAAAGGCTATCGGGTGGAATCTGCCCAGGATTTGATCCCGATCCTAGAGGAGGCTTTCCGGCAAGATGTCCCTACGGTGATCGATGTTCCCGTCGATTACGGTGAAAATCTGCGTCTTTCCCAAAAATCGGGCGATTTAAGCTGTCAGATTTGGGAATAGAAGTTGATAGCGTTGACAATCCCCAAAAAATCCCCTAACTGAGATTTAGTTAGGGGGAAGTAATTGGTTTGGCTTTGGTAACGTTAGAAAACCCGATCTAGAATAACCATTCTAGAACCGCCTCATCTTTAGTGTTGGTATTGCGAGAGGGGGTTTCCCGGGTGAATTTCATGTGGATAGAACGATTTTGTTCACCATCGGCGGCCACGGCCATAATCGGATAATCGATTAAACCATCTTGGAAGGACATCTGATAGCGGAAAGTGCCATCGGGATTGAGTTTAATCGGACGACCACCGATAGTTACGGTGGCATCGGGTTCGGTAGCACCATAGACGATTAATTCTGCATCGGCTACTAACCAGAATTTGCGCGGACGTTGTAGGGTTTCCGAAGCACCCATACCGATACCGGAAGCAGTCATCCCGATACCGGAAGCGGTTAGTCCCGATACCGTGGGAACTGCCCACATACCAACCCCAGAGGGGAATACATAAGAACTGATCACTTCCGACATCGGTACGGAACCAGCGACGTGCTGCATGGAACCAAACAAGGAACCGGCCACCCGTAGGGCCTCGATGTCGCCGACACTCTCGAAAATTTGGTCGTAGATGGGGCTAGTTCCCGTGCTTCCGGCGCTGCTGCCGTAGCGTTTGCTGGGGGGAACGAGTTCGTAAACAGTTTTGCCCACCAGTTCTTCTTCCCAGTTAACGGTGACAAAAATATCTTCAATCCAGTCGGAAGGAT
This Microcystis wesenbergii NRERC-220 DNA region includes the following protein-coding sequences:
- a CDS encoding acetolactate synthase large subunit encodes the protein MGELNTAELLVKCLENEGVEYIFGLPGEENLDVLEALKNSSIKFITTRHEQGAAFMADVYGRLTGKAGVCLSTLGPGATNLMTGVADANLDGAPLVAITGQVGTDRMHIESHQYLDLVAMFAPVTKWNKQIVRPGITPEVVRRAFKTAQSEKPGAVHIDLPENIAAMAADGHPLPLDSQEKVYASYRTLNMAAAVISKAKNPLILAGNGAIRANASEALTEFATALNIPVANTFMGKGVIPYTHPLALWAVGLQQRDLISCAFDRSDLIIAVGYDLIEYSPKKWNPDGKLPIIHIGMTPAEIDSSYAPVVEVVGDITDSLIDILKRADRQNKPTPVTAGLKTEIRADYETYANDTGFPIKPQKLIYDLRQVMGPEDIAICDVGAHKMWMARQYHSDCPNTCIISNGFAAMGIAIPGAIAAKLVHPDKRIVAVTGDGGFMMNCQELETALRVGTPFVTLIFNDGGYGLIEWKQLNYFGTSSFIKFGNPDFVKFAESMGLKGYRVESAQDLIPILEEAFRQDVPTVIDVPVDYGENLRLSQKSGDLSCQIWE
- a CDS encoding DUF4912 domain-containing protein, giving the protein MVPEYPPLDEMTLRQLRRVASQYSVSRYSRMRKMQLIEAITQAMGVSGNFKSIIKEEKPVEAAKFELGQANPIEDILGSVDDGLGDLPGGYGENRITLLPRDPQWAYAYWDIPNESKEDLRRQGGQQLALRLYDVTDIDINSQGAHGVQEYLCDELAREWYLPIPVSDRDYVIDIGYRCADGRWLVLARSPLVRIPPVYPSDWIEDIFVTVNWEEELVGKTVYELVPPSKRYGSSAGSTGTSPIYDQIFESVGDIEALRVAGSLFGSMQHVAGSVPMSEVISSYVFPSGVGMWAVPTVSGLTASGIGMTASGIGMGASETLQRPRKFWLVADAELIVYGATEPDATVTIGGRPIKLNPDGTFRYQMSFQDGLIDYPIMAVAADGEQNRSIHMKFTRETPSRNTNTKDEAVLEWLF